The following are encoded together in the Parabacteroides chongii genome:
- a CDS encoding endonuclease/exonuclease/phosphatase family protein, giving the protein MNIRYYLLTLILFTFTISSYGKGRQISVLQMNIWQEGTMVQGGFDAIANEVVRLKPDIVLLSEVRNYDGKQFIPRILQAIKERGEEYYGESSTLDVGILSKYKITDQHPNYPLKNDAGSVLKATIEIGNKTVVVYSAHLDYTHYACYLPRGYSGTTWKKLDKPILNNDEIQKANKESLRDEAIEGVIVDAMKEKAKGNLVLLGGDFNEPSHLDWMENTKDIRDHNGTVIRWDCSVLLTENGFKDAFREIYPDPVTHPGFTFPSDNTGVGTEKLSWAPDADERDRIDFIYFIPDKRLKVKGASIVGPSKSILRGKRVEEDSKDKFILPAGIWPTDHKAVLVTFDLK; this is encoded by the coding sequence ATGAATATAAGATACTATTTATTAACATTGATCCTGTTCACCTTTACCATAAGCTCTTATGGTAAAGGGAGACAGATCTCTGTCCTGCAAATGAATATCTGGCAGGAAGGGACCATGGTACAGGGCGGATTCGATGCCATCGCCAACGAGGTGGTCCGCCTTAAACCCGATATTGTACTACTCAGTGAAGTGAGAAACTATGACGGGAAACAATTTATCCCCCGCATCCTTCAAGCGATCAAGGAAAGAGGTGAAGAATATTATGGAGAAAGCAGCACACTGGATGTCGGCATACTTTCTAAATATAAGATTACAGACCAACATCCGAATTATCCGTTAAAGAACGATGCCGGTTCGGTACTGAAAGCGACAATAGAGATCGGAAATAAGACAGTTGTCGTCTATTCGGCCCATCTGGATTATACCCATTATGCCTGTTACCTGCCGAGAGGTTATAGCGGAACAACCTGGAAGAAACTCGACAAACCTATTCTTAATAACGATGAAATTCAAAAAGCGAATAAAGAATCGTTGCGAGATGAGGCAATCGAAGGGGTAATCGTTGATGCGATGAAAGAAAAGGCGAAAGGCAACCTCGTTCTTTTAGGAGGTGACTTCAATGAACCGTCGCACCTGGACTGGATGGAAAACACAAAGGATATACGGGACCATAACGGAACTGTGATCCGTTGGGATTGTTCCGTTCTATTAACAGAGAACGGTTTTAAAGATGCTTTCCGTGAGATTTATCCCGACCCTGTCACCCATCCGGGATTCACATTTCCCTCTGACAATACAGGAGTTGGAACTGAGAAATTATCGTGGGCTCCGGATGCCGACGAAAGGGACAGGATCGATTTCATCTATTTCATTCCTGACAAACGATTAAAAGTGAAAGGAGCTTCGATCGTCGGTCCCTCCAAATCTATTTTGCGGGGAAAACGTGTGGAAGAGGATAGTAAAGACAAATTCATCCTCCCGGCAGGAATATGGCCTACTGACCACAAAGCGGTACTGGTCACATTCGACTTAAAATAA
- a CDS encoding SusD/RagB family nutrient-binding outer membrane lipoprotein: MKKLNQYIICLFLLHVFLTSCNNFDDINTNPNAANNATPALLATKLLLNITKTGGSKNFVYDNFLSKQLAWGEGMESYQYNWFERTDFTDYKVLTNCAKMVEQASDDQKDAYQGLAYFMKAYKLFYFSLEVGDIPYSEALQGEVDNIKPKYDTQKEVMLSILDDLDKAYESFSLANNFEGDPILKGNTDKWKKTITAFRLKVLINLSKKESDPDLKVKERFARLVSSATLMESNDDNFQLVYADKANQVYPFHNTQTKHAGYSIMSSTIIDVFKEYKDYRLFYYAKPAKVKTDEGIDASEWDAYIGINPALPFENIKSDYSKGKFSGLNARYTDLPSGEPLIRIGYAEQNFNLAEAALRGWISGDASVYYKKGIEASMNFIVDKTPDDVKYHYGRKLTPEVISDYLQSPAIQLGSDKEDNIKKVLTQKYLASFLQHPYDAYYDYRRTGYPVLPIDPNTNLNTNKNTIPLRWMYPMTEYSFNKENVDEAVKRQFNGVDDINKAMWILQ; this comes from the coding sequence ATGAAAAAATTAAATCAATATATTATCTGTTTATTTTTACTCCATGTCTTTCTGACATCCTGTAACAATTTTGACGATATCAACACCAATCCGAATGCTGCAAATAATGCGACACCGGCACTGTTGGCAACCAAGTTATTGCTCAATATCACTAAAACAGGAGGAAGTAAAAACTTTGTATACGATAATTTCCTCAGCAAACAACTGGCTTGGGGCGAAGGGATGGAAAGTTATCAGTATAACTGGTTCGAACGCACTGATTTTACCGATTACAAAGTGCTGACAAACTGCGCTAAAATGGTCGAACAGGCATCCGATGATCAAAAAGATGCTTATCAGGGACTTGCCTATTTCATGAAAGCATACAAGCTGTTTTACTTCTCACTGGAAGTAGGAGATATTCCTTACTCGGAAGCATTGCAGGGCGAAGTAGATAACATCAAACCCAAATATGACACTCAGAAAGAGGTGATGCTATCTATCCTTGACGACTTGGATAAAGCCTACGAATCGTTCTCCCTGGCAAATAATTTCGAGGGAGATCCTATCCTGAAAGGGAACACAGACAAGTGGAAAAAAACGATCACCGCTTTCCGCCTGAAAGTACTGATCAATTTATCCAAAAAGGAATCTGATCCCGACCTGAAAGTGAAAGAACGCTTTGCCCGCCTTGTTTCATCAGCTACATTGATGGAGTCGAATGATGACAATTTCCAGTTGGTTTATGCCGATAAAGCAAATCAAGTATATCCATTCCATAACACACAAACCAAACATGCCGGCTATTCCATTATGTCCAGCACAATCATCGATGTGTTTAAAGAATATAAAGATTACCGCCTGTTCTATTATGCAAAACCAGCCAAAGTAAAAACAGACGAGGGTATCGATGCTTCCGAGTGGGATGCTTACATCGGTATCAATCCCGCCCTGCCGTTCGAAAACATTAAAAGCGATTATTCCAAAGGTAAATTTTCCGGATTAAATGCTCGCTATACCGACCTTCCTAGTGGAGAACCTCTCATCAGAATCGGATACGCGGAACAAAATTTCAATCTGGCAGAAGCTGCTTTACGCGGATGGATTTCCGGAGATGCCTCTGTTTATTATAAAAAAGGTATTGAAGCCAGCATGAACTTCATAGTCGACAAAACTCCGGACGATGTAAAATACCATTATGGCAGAAAGCTGACTCCTGAAGTAATAAGCGACTATCTGCAATCGCCTGCTATTCAGCTAGGAAGTGATAAAGAGGATAACATCAAAAAAGTATTGACCCAGAAATACCTGGCTTCCTTCCTCCAGCATCCGTATGATGCGTACTACGACTACCGCCGTACCGGTTATCCGGTATTACCGATAGATCCGAATACGAATCTGAATACAAACAAGAACACGATTCCTTTGCGTTGGATGTATCCGATGACAGAATACAGCTTTAACAAAGAGAATGTTGATGAAGCCGTAAAGCGTCAGTTTAACGGTGTGGACGATATAAATAAAGCGATGTGGATTCTACAATAA
- a CDS encoding SusC/RagA family TonB-linked outer membrane protein has translation MRLTAIMLFVCIGLAYASDSYSQSATLTLNVNNKTVQEVLDEIEKQSEFHFFYNNKQVNTNRVVSIKSNKKNVFNVLEQLFNGTDISYKVLEKSIILSHKEVLSEATIQQSIKNISGTITDSKGEPIIGANVIEKGSTNGTITDIDGKFSLSVPNKAILVISYIGYVTKDIQVGSNSVFNIQLEEDSQNLQEIVVTALGIKREEKALGYAVQKVSGESLNTVKSVDVGTALTGRIAGLNVQNSTEFNQAPKLLLRGEEPLLVIDGVPYNNMELSDIASDDIESVDVLKGATASALYGARGGHGAVMVTTKRGKEEGLNISVNSNTMFNAGYLKLPKVQTSYSSGGGSTYGVGDYVWGDKLDIGRTAEQYNPYTYQWEEQPLVSKGKNNLKNFTELSLVTNNNISITQKGKYGSVRASFTHVYNKGQYPNSKMNKITYSVAGDMKWNDFSFEGGITYNKRLVPTDMGAGYGGGGFLYNLLVWSGAEYDIRDYKNYWVKKDVQQNWMDKNWYDNPYFIANEITQSSYYDIVNGFMSATYDFTSWLKLSIRSGIDSYSEKKEWQNPISALGGWSKKGYYGLKRLGGFSINNDAILSANHTFGDFAVDGFVGGTIYYLQNDNVLNETQNGLTIPGFYSLKASVDPIKVSSEYKRKQVNSIYGKASASWKSTVFVDVTARNDWSSTLNKDTRSYFYPSVSGSVVLSQFIPMPEQINFWKVRGSWTQTKKDLDIYDTNNTYTVETNVWDGLNSAYYPEMLRGTTVKPSASRSYEIGTAFSLFQNRLRVDATYYNTLYYNLTSEAKISPTSGFEKTLINIEEEQVRKGGEITLSGDIIKTKDFEWNSTFNWSMDRYYYAKVDPVYSSQYPWVKAGERWDWIDDVYDYERDPQGNIIHEAGYPVLSKYKSVVGYSNPDWIWGFSNTVHYKGFTLNVTFDGRVGGKAHSVTDQALWNSGAHIKSDNKWRYDEVVNGKKNYIGPGVMIVSGSVDYDSNGNITRDDRVFAPNNKEVSYETYTLNYNPYIGSLRTQNIFDQTFFKLRNLSLSYTLPKNICGKAGMKGATIGFVGQNLFLWTKEFKYSDPDRGEEKLNSPSMRYLGFNVKLDF, from the coding sequence ATGAGACTCACCGCAATAATGTTATTTGTATGCATCGGACTGGCATATGCCTCCGACAGTTACAGTCAATCTGCGACATTAACTCTGAACGTTAATAACAAGACAGTACAAGAGGTCTTGGACGAAATTGAAAAACAATCTGAATTCCATTTCTTCTACAACAACAAACAGGTAAATACCAACCGTGTCGTTTCCATTAAAAGTAACAAGAAGAATGTCTTCAATGTATTGGAACAATTATTCAACGGAACGGATATCAGTTATAAAGTTTTGGAGAAAAGTATTATCCTATCTCACAAAGAAGTGCTTAGTGAAGCAACCATACAACAATCGATTAAAAATATCTCAGGGACAATAACTGATTCTAAAGGAGAACCGATCATCGGGGCTAATGTGATAGAGAAAGGGTCTACCAACGGAACTATCACGGATATAGACGGAAAATTCAGTTTGTCTGTACCCAATAAAGCTATATTAGTCATTTCCTATATCGGATACGTCACCAAAGATATACAGGTAGGAAGTAACTCTGTTTTCAATATTCAGCTTGAAGAAGATTCACAGAACCTACAGGAAATAGTTGTTACGGCTTTAGGTATCAAACGAGAAGAAAAGGCATTAGGATATGCCGTGCAGAAAGTCAGCGGAGAAAGTCTGAATACAGTAAAATCAGTTGATGTAGGAACTGCTTTAACCGGAAGGATCGCAGGTCTGAATGTACAAAACAGTACAGAATTCAATCAAGCACCCAAACTTCTTTTAAGAGGTGAAGAGCCTTTATTAGTAATCGATGGAGTGCCTTATAACAATATGGAATTAAGTGATATCGCTTCTGACGATATTGAATCGGTGGACGTATTGAAAGGAGCCACAGCTTCAGCCCTCTATGGAGCCAGAGGCGGACACGGTGCAGTGATGGTCACAACTAAAAGAGGAAAAGAAGAAGGATTAAATATCAGTGTCAACAGTAACACAATGTTCAATGCCGGTTATTTAAAATTACCGAAAGTACAGACATCTTATAGCTCCGGAGGTGGTAGTACCTATGGTGTAGGCGATTACGTATGGGGAGATAAACTGGATATAGGACGTACGGCAGAACAATATAATCCTTATACTTACCAATGGGAAGAGCAGCCGCTTGTCTCAAAAGGGAAAAATAATCTGAAGAACTTCACCGAATTGAGTTTAGTGACAAACAACAATATCAGCATTACCCAAAAAGGAAAATACGGAAGTGTCAGAGCCTCTTTTACCCATGTATACAACAAAGGTCAGTATCCGAACTCTAAAATGAATAAGATCACTTATTCCGTTGCAGGAGATATGAAATGGAATGATTTTTCATTCGAAGGAGGAATTACCTATAACAAACGTCTGGTTCCGACAGATATGGGTGCCGGCTATGGCGGAGGTGGCTTTCTTTATAATCTATTGGTTTGGTCGGGGGCAGAATACGACATCCGGGATTATAAGAACTATTGGGTAAAAAAAGATGTACAACAAAACTGGATGGATAAGAATTGGTATGACAATCCTTATTTTATCGCCAACGAAATCACGCAATCCAGTTACTATGACATTGTTAATGGCTTTATGTCTGCCACATACGATTTCACCTCCTGGTTAAAATTATCTATTCGGTCCGGTATCGACTCTTATTCAGAAAAGAAAGAGTGGCAAAATCCAATCAGCGCTCTAGGAGGATGGAGCAAGAAAGGATATTACGGATTAAAAAGATTGGGAGGTTTCAGTATAAACAATGACGCTATATTATCAGCCAATCATACTTTCGGAGATTTTGCTGTAGATGGTTTCGTCGGTGGAACAATCTATTATCTTCAAAATGATAATGTATTGAATGAAACACAGAACGGACTGACAATTCCAGGTTTTTACTCATTAAAGGCAAGTGTAGATCCGATCAAGGTGAGTAGCGAATATAAGAGAAAACAAGTAAACAGTATTTATGGAAAAGCATCTGCATCCTGGAAAAGTACGGTATTCGTCGACGTGACAGCCCGTAACGACTGGTCGTCGACCCTGAATAAAGATACACGTTCTTATTTCTATCCGTCCGTATCAGGAAGTGTCGTATTATCACAATTCATTCCTATGCCGGAACAGATCAATTTCTGGAAAGTAAGAGGATCGTGGACACAAACCAAAAAAGACCTGGATATTTATGATACAAACAATACCTACACTGTCGAAACAAATGTATGGGACGGATTAAATTCCGCTTATTATCCGGAAATGTTGAGAGGAACAACAGTGAAACCCTCTGCTTCCCGTTCTTACGAAATCGGTACAGCTTTCAGCTTATTCCAAAACAGGTTAAGAGTAGATGCAACCTATTATAATACATTATACTATAACCTGACAAGCGAAGCCAAGATCAGTCCGACCAGCGGATTTGAAAAAACATTGATCAATATTGAAGAAGAGCAAGTCAGAAAAGGCGGGGAAATCACTCTATCGGGTGACATCATCAAAACAAAAGATTTTGAATGGAACTCAACATTCAACTGGTCTATGGACCGATACTATTATGCCAAAGTGGATCCGGTATATTCTTCTCAGTACCCGTGGGTAAAAGCCGGAGAACGCTGGGACTGGATAGATGATGTATACGATTATGAACGCGATCCGCAGGGAAATATCATTCACGAAGCCGGATACCCGGTACTGAGCAAATACAAATCAGTTGTAGGCTATTCAAATCCGGACTGGATATGGGGCTTTTCCAATACAGTACACTACAAAGGATTCACGCTGAATGTGACCTTCGACGGACGTGTCGGCGGCAAGGCTCACTCTGTTACCGACCAGGCACTTTGGAATTCAGGAGCACATATTAAGTCTGACAACAAATGGCGTTACGACGAGGTGGTAAACGGTAAGAAAAATTATATCGGTCCTGGTGTAATGATCGTATCCGGAAGTGTTGATTATGACTCTAATGGTAACATCACCCGCGACGACCGCGTATTTGCCCCTAATAACAAAGAGGTATCATACGAAACCTATACATTAAATTATAACCCGTATATCGGTTCGCTAAGAACTCAGAATATCTTTGATCAGACATTCTTTAAACTGCGTAACTTATCGCTTTCATACACTTTACCCAAAAATATCTGCGGAAAAGCCGGAATGAAAGGAGCTACTATCGGATTCGTAGGACAGAACCTCTTCCTTTGGACGAAAGAGTTTAAATACTCTGACCCCGACAGAGGAGAAGAAAAACTGAACTCCCCCTCTATGCGTTATCTTGGATTCAATGTTAAATTAGACTTTTAA
- a CDS encoding FecR domain-containing protein: MNKRFNTEFIVKNDLLYENSFTGTFDGQHLHLILEHFRLSSGIQYKFVDPETGTDKISEKTIVELY; encoded by the coding sequence TTGAATAAACGATTTAATACCGAGTTCATCGTAAAAAATGACCTACTGTATGAAAACTCGTTTACCGGAACTTTTGACGGACAACATCTTCATCTTATACTCGAACATTTCCGTTTATCATCGGGTATTCAATATAAGTTTGTCGACCCTGAAACAGGAACAGATAAAATATCAGAAAAAACTATTGTTGAACTCTATTAA
- a CDS encoding FecR family protein, with translation MDTQKHIDEQLLLDYFSGTLAPAQKQEVESWIQESEENKKMARDIEYIYFATDTLNTIKSVDSTLALGEVKERINRKGNNKHSFIFWLQRIAAILVIPLLISTLYFATKQDPVEFIEIRTNPGMVAAVNLPDGSKVWLNSRSYLRHPQKFTGDTRSVELEGEAYFSIQKDKSKRFIVNTPFNLKAEVLGTEFNMEAYKESNKVITTLVSGSVRLSFPNKDNTEETLIMKPNEEISYNSKTKGISQNKPYLPTLTAWKDGLVIFRNTTFIE, from the coding sequence ATGGATACACAAAAACATATAGATGAACAACTTCTTTTGGACTATTTTTCCGGAACACTCGCACCTGCCCAAAAGCAAGAAGTCGAGTCCTGGATACAAGAATCAGAGGAAAATAAAAAGATGGCACGGGATATCGAGTATATCTATTTTGCCACGGATACACTCAATACGATTAAATCAGTGGACTCTACCCTGGCATTGGGAGAAGTGAAGGAGAGGATTAACAGAAAAGGGAATAATAAGCATTCGTTCATTTTCTGGCTGCAACGGATCGCCGCTATTCTCGTTATACCTTTATTGATCAGCACGCTCTACTTTGCAACTAAACAAGATCCGGTCGAATTTATCGAAATCAGAACAAATCCGGGTATGGTTGCAGCCGTTAATCTTCCTGACGGCAGCAAAGTGTGGCTAAACTCCCGCTCTTATCTGAGGCATCCGCAAAAGTTCACAGGAGATACACGAAGCGTTGAACTGGAAGGGGAAGCTTATTTCTCCATACAAAAAGATAAGTCGAAGCGATTCATCGTCAACACACCATTTAACCTGAAAGCCGAGGTTTTAGGTACTGAGTTCAATATGGAGGCTTACAAAGAAAGCAACAAGGTGATCACCACTTTAGTCTCCGGTTCCGTCAGACTCTCATTCCCCAATAAGGATAACACGGAAGAGACGCTGATCATGAAACCCAATGAAGAAATCTCCTATAATTCGAAAACAAAAGGCATTAGCCAGAACAAACCTTATCTTCCCACGCTAACAGCCTGGAAAGACGGCTTGGTTATCTTCAGGAACACGACTTTTATTGAATAA
- a CDS encoding RNA polymerase sigma-70 factor → MLSTLTDNTNDEVLFQRIQAGDVKAFDVLFMRYYPLLCAYAKRFVDFDDGQEIVQDVMVWFWENSSMQVIETSPKNYLFKAVKNRCLTLINRNELKQRIVETLSVNMQAQYEDPDFYVVEELARNIEAALSRLPESYREAFEMNRFQNLTYNEIAEKLNVSSKTVDYRIQQALKLLRVELKDYLPLLMALVRIV, encoded by the coding sequence ATGCTTTCAACACTCACGGATAATACAAATGACGAGGTTCTTTTTCAAAGAATCCAGGCGGGTGATGTGAAGGCTTTTGATGTATTGTTTATGCGTTACTATCCTTTATTATGTGCGTATGCCAAACGGTTTGTCGATTTTGATGACGGGCAGGAGATCGTGCAGGATGTAATGGTTTGGTTTTGGGAGAACAGCTCTATGCAGGTGATAGAAACGTCACCCAAAAACTATTTGTTCAAAGCAGTAAAGAACAGATGCCTGACATTGATCAACCGGAACGAACTGAAACAGCGGATAGTCGAAACCCTGTCCGTGAATATGCAGGCTCAGTATGAAGATCCCGATTTTTACGTAGTGGAAGAACTCGCGAGGAATATTGAAGCTGCTTTGTCCCGTTTGCCGGAAAGCTATCGGGAAGCGTTTGAAATGAACCGGTTTCAGAATCTGACGTATAATGAGATTGCAGAAAAACTGAATGTCTCTTCTAAAACAGTCGATTACCGCATTCAGCAAGCCCTGAAACTTCTCCGTGTCGAACTGAAAGACTATCTGCCGTTATTGATGGCCTTAGTCAGAATTGTCTGA
- a CDS encoding nucleotidyltransferase family protein has translation MKAMIFAAGMGSRLKPMTDNTPKALIPINGRPMLEHVILRLKDAGFHQIVINVHHLGDQIIDFLAANNNFGVQIHISDERDYLLDTGGGIKKAAKFLQGNEPFLVHNVDIMSNVDLKKLYDCHLETNPLATLLVSKRNTSRYLLFNKENRLCGWRNHETGEVKSYYPDFDPNQYNEYAFSGIHVLSPQIFDWMEEWTGKFPIINFYLSICAKTNIHAYAAENLRLLDIGKPDALAKAEEWMKNL, from the coding sequence ATGAAAGCTATGATTTTTGCAGCCGGTATGGGGTCCCGCCTCAAACCGATGACTGACAATACACCAAAAGCATTGATACCAATAAATGGAAGACCAATGTTGGAGCATGTGATCCTGAGACTGAAGGATGCAGGGTTTCATCAAATCGTTATCAACGTCCACCACCTGGGAGACCAGATCATCGACTTCCTCGCCGCAAATAATAATTTCGGCGTTCAGATCCATATTTCTGATGAACGGGATTATCTGCTCGACACCGGAGGCGGAATAAAAAAGGCTGCCAAATTCCTTCAGGGAAATGAACCTTTCCTGGTACACAACGTGGATATAATGTCGAACGTCGACTTGAAAAAGTTATACGATTGCCATTTGGAAACCAACCCGCTTGCCACCCTGCTGGTCAGCAAGCGCAATACATCGCGTTATCTCCTGTTCAATAAAGAGAACCGGTTATGCGGCTGGCGTAACCACGAAACCGGCGAAGTTAAATCTTACTATCCCGATTTCGACCCTAATCAATATAATGAATATGCTTTCAGCGGTATCCACGTGCTATCGCCTCAGATATTCGACTGGATGGAAGAATGGACAGGTAAATTTCCGATCATTAATTTCTATCTTTCGATCTGTGCCAAGACCAATATCCATGCATATGCAGCTGAGAACCTGCGGTTATTGGACATAGGGAAACCTGATGCGCTGGCTAAAGCGGAAGAATGGATGAAAAATTTATAA
- a CDS encoding RapZ C-terminal domain-containing protein encodes MVTEELNRLYYEYTGSQAEDITELPSSGSNRRYFRISGPKTLIGVSGSSQEENKAFIYMSGFFKGKGINVPEVHFHSDDYSFYLQEDLGDTMLFNAIEKGRKSCVFDEEERRLLHKTITQLPSIQYAGADGFDYSICYPQPEFNERSILWDLNYFKYCFLKATGMEFQEDRLEDDFLKMSDVLLQDTSPTFLYRDFQSRNVMIKDGEPWFIDFQGGRKGPVYYDVASFLWQAKANYPEDLRNELLADYLQALQKYTDVDEEHFFRQLRHFVLFRTLQVLGAYGFRGYFEKKPHFIQSVPFAINNLRQLLKNDYPEYPYLCSVLRELTGLTQFRDDIQKRMLEVKIVSFAYKKGIPNDPSGNGGGFVFDCRAINNPGKYERYNHFTGLDEPVIRFLEEDGEITQFLEHVYTIVDASVKRYLDRGFTNLMIAFGCTGGQHRSVYSAQHLAEHLHAQFGVKVDLTHREQNIEQIFDAIL; translated from the coding sequence ATGGTAACAGAAGAATTAAACAGACTCTACTACGAATACACCGGTTCGCAGGCCGAAGATATTACCGAACTTCCTTCATCCGGCTCTAACCGCCGGTATTTCAGAATATCAGGTCCGAAAACATTGATCGGAGTCAGTGGCTCTTCTCAGGAAGAGAACAAGGCTTTTATTTATATGTCGGGATTTTTCAAAGGAAAAGGCATTAACGTACCGGAAGTTCATTTCCATTCGGACGATTATTCCTTCTACCTGCAAGAAGATCTAGGTGACACCATGCTTTTCAACGCCATAGAAAAAGGTCGCAAAAGCTGTGTATTTGATGAAGAAGAACGTCGTTTGCTGCATAAGACAATCACGCAGCTTCCTTCTATCCAGTATGCCGGAGCCGATGGATTCGACTACAGCATTTGTTACCCGCAGCCGGAATTCAACGAGCGTTCCATCCTTTGGGATTTGAATTACTTTAAATACTGTTTCCTGAAAGCGACGGGCATGGAGTTTCAGGAAGACCGCCTGGAAGATGATTTTCTGAAAATGAGCGATGTCTTATTGCAGGACACCTCTCCCACTTTCCTTTACCGGGATTTCCAGTCGCGTAACGTCATGATCAAAGACGGTGAACCCTGGTTTATCGATTTCCAGGGAGGACGGAAAGGACCCGTTTACTACGATGTCGCCTCTTTCCTCTGGCAGGCTAAAGCCAATTATCCGGAAGATTTGAGAAACGAACTGCTTGCCGATTATTTGCAGGCATTACAAAAATATACCGACGTGGACGAAGAACATTTCTTCCGTCAGCTACGTCATTTTGTGTTATTCCGTACCTTGCAGGTTTTAGGTGCTTACGGCTTCAGAGGATACTTTGAAAAGAAACCGCATTTTATCCAGAGTGTACCGTTTGCCATCAATAACCTGCGGCAGTTGCTGAAGAACGACTATCCGGAATATCCATATCTGTGCTCCGTCCTGAGAGAACTGACCGGACTGACACAATTCAGGGACGATATACAAAAGCGGATGCTGGAAGTCAAGATCGTCAGCTTCGCCTATAAAAAAGGTATACCGAACGATCCGAGCGGAAACGGCGGTGGCTTCGTATTCGACTGCCGGGCGATCAATAACCCCGGTAAATATGAACGATATAATCATTTTACAGGACTGGACGAGCCGGTGATCCGTTTTCTGGAAGAAGACGGAGAGATCACGCAGTTCCTCGAACACGTATACACCATTGTCGATGCTTCGGTGAAGCGTTATCTGGACCGTGGTTTCACGAACCTGATGATCGCCTTTGGTTGTACCGGCGGACAGCACCGTTCCGTCTATTCGGCACAACACCTGGCAGAGCATCTGCATGCCCAGTTCGGAGTAAAAGTAGACCTGACCCACAGGGAACAAAATATAGAACAAATCTTTGACGCAATATTATGA